One region of Juglans microcarpa x Juglans regia isolate MS1-56 chromosome 7S, Jm3101_v1.0, whole genome shotgun sequence genomic DNA includes:
- the LOC121241718 gene encoding G-type lectin S-receptor-like serine/threonine-protein kinase LECRK3 gives MALALPNPLPSSLLLLLLMMACSTSAQTYRNQSLGSSLTAQDGGSSWASPSGDFSFGFQRIENGGYLLAIWFSNIPEKTIVWAANRNNLVPRRSKVELTTDGQFVLNDPEGKEIWRADLERSDTVAYAAMLDSGNLVLATQNSVLLWQSFNHPTDTILPTNTIARLGKLVARYSETNYSNGRFQFSLQSNGNLVLQTIDFPLNSANSDYWSSETVGSGFRVVFDQSGFIYIAAVNGSIVNNISSNAGSTQDFYQRAILEYDGVFRHYVYPKSHNISNSMSWPLAWSPMSDFIPSNICTDITDATGGGACGFNSYCQLGDDQRPFCICPEGYAYIDPDDVRKGCKANFIQQSCNESFPETDLFYLQPMLNTDWPLSDYEHFQGQTEDWCRNACLGDCFCAVAIFRNGECWKKKFPLSNGRKDSSVGGNALIKIRKDDSTSKPSDADSKKKDRSTLILIGSVLLSSSVFFNLLLLLAAFLAVFRFDYFKPKVVQIYPVMPGMNLRNFTYEELTKATEGFKEELGHGAFATVYKGALESDRGKPVAVKKLNNIVTQGDLEFKAEVSAIGRTNHKNLVQLLGFSNEGQHRLIVYEFMSRGSLANFLFGGSRPNWYQRIQIALGTARGLLYLHEECSTQIIHCDIKPQNILLDESLTARISDFGLAKLLKTDQTRTMTGIRGTKGYVAPEWFRNMPVTVKVDVYSFGILLLEIICCRKSFEADVQNEDQMILADWVYDCYKERKLDLSLGNDEEAMSDMKRVERYVMIAIWCIQEDPSLRPTMKKVIQMMEGAVEVPVPPDPSSFISSI, from the coding sequence ATGGCTTTAGCGTTGCCAAATCCTCTCCCCAGCTCGTTGCTTCTTCTTCTGTTGATGATGGCATGTTCTACCTCAGCTCAAACTTACAGAAACCAATCCTTAGGCTCATCCTTGACAGCGCAGGACGGTGGTTCTTCCTGGGCATCGCCTTCTGGTGACTTTTCTTTTGGCTTCCAACGGATTGAAAATGGGGGTTATCTACTAGCCATCTGGTTCAGCAACATACCAGAAAAAACCATTGTCTGGGCAGCCAATCGAAATAATCTAGTGCCAAGACGATCCAAAGTTGAGCTTACTACAGACGGCCAATTTGTGCTCAACGACCCAGAAGGCAAAGAGATATGGAGAGCTGATTTAGAGCGTTCCGATACCGTTGCCTATGCAGCCATGCTTGACAGCGGAAACTTGGTGCTGGCAACCCAGAATTCTGTGCTTTTGTGGCAGAGCTTTAATCATCCAACTGATACAATATTACCCACAAACACCATTGCTCGGCTCGGAAAACTTGTTGCACGTTACTCGGAAACGAATTACTCAAACGGAAGATTCCAGTTCTCACTGCAATCGAATGGAAATCTTGTACTTCAAACTATAGATTTTCCATTGAACTCTGCTAATTCTGATTATTGGTCAAGCGAAACTGTGGGCAGTGGTTTTCGGGTTGTCTTCGACCAGTCTGGTTTTATATACATTGCAGCAGTAAACGGAAGCatagttaataatatatcatcGAATGCCGGATCTACGCAAGACTTTTATCAGAGAGCGATTCTTGAATATGACGGAGTTTTTAGGCATTATGTATACCCAAAAAGCCATAATATTTCGAATTCCATGAGTTGGCCTTTGGCTTGGTCCCCTATGTCCGACTTCATACCTTCTAATATCTGCACAGACATAACGGACGCGACAGGCGGTGGAGCTTGTGGTTTCAACAGCTACTGCCAACTAGGAGATGATCAAAGACCTTTTTGCATATGCCCAGAAGGATACGCTTACATTGATCCAGATGATGTAAGGAAAGGATGTAAAGCGAACTTTATCCAACAAAGTTGTAATGAATCATTTCCGGAAACGGATCTTTTTTACCTTCAGCCCATGCTAAATACAGATTGGCCCCTATCTGATTATGAACATTTTCAAGGCCAAACTGAGGATTGGTGCAGGAATGCTTGCTTGGGTGATTGTTTCTGCGCTGTTGCCATTTTCAGAAACGGAGAGTGTTGGAAGAAGAAATTTCCACTCTCGAATGGAAGGAAGGACTCCAGTGTTGGAGGAAATGCCCTGATCAAAATACGGAAAGATGATTCAACTTCCAAGCCTTCAGATGCAGATTCTAAGAAGAAAGATCGTTCAACTCTGATCCTTATTGGATCTGTGCTCTTAAGCAGCTCGGTGTTTTTCAACCTACTCTTGCTGTTGGCGGCCTTTCTGGCTGTCTTTCGCTTCGATTATTTTAAGCCAAAGGTCGTTCAAATATACCCAGTGATGCCAGGCATGAACCTGCGAAATTTCACCTATGAGGAACTAACAAAAGCTACAGAAGGATTCAAGGAAGAGCTGGGGCATGGTGCTTTTGCAACAGTTTATAAAGGGGCCCTAGAATCTGATCGTGGTAAGCCTGTTGCagttaaaaagttgaacaaTATCGTGACACAAGGGGATCTGGAGTTCAAAGCAGAAGTGAGTGCTATTGGCAgaacaaatcacaaaaatttGGTACAACTGCTTGGTTTCAGTAATGAGGGGCAGCACAGGCTTATTGTATATGAATTCATGAGCCGTGGTTCTCTAGCAAACTTCCTCTTTGGAGGTTCACGGCCTAACTGGTACCAAAGAATACAAATTGCATTAGGAACTGCAAGAGGGCTCTTGTACTTGCATGAAGAGTGCAGCACCCAGATCATACATTGCGATATCAAGCCACAGAACATCCTTTTGGATGAGTCTTTGACAGCAAGAATTTCTGACTTTGGATTAGCCAAGCTTTTGAAGACAGACCAGACTCGGACTATGACCGGAATCAGGGGAACCAAAGGGTATGTGGCCCCTGAATGGTTCAGAAACATGCCCGTTACAGTCAAGGTGGATGTTTACAGCTTTGGGATATTGCTGCTAGAGATCATCTGCTGCCGGAAGAGTTTTGAAGCAGATGTACAGAATGAGGATCAGATGATACTTGCTGATTGGGTGTATGACTGCTATAAAGAGAGGAAACTGGATCTCTCATTGGGGAATGATGAGGAAGCAATGTCTGACATGAAGAGAGTGGAGAGATATGTGATGATTGCAATATGGTGCATTCAGGAGGATCCATCGCTAAGGCCAACAATGAAGA
- the LOC121241311 gene encoding uncharacterized protein LOC121241311, whose translation MSEEGGEGVGTKKRRSARILELEGEKEKKKKHNDGKDQQEDKPQPKPKSKSKAMVEASQDSQQEDPEDDEQHENRGEHEEEEEEEQRPSTTEAAADAPAVEEEILEHVAVTFVASPFQQNIVDAAQPGNMDTPSDQLLSDSSMHMPLLGKSSEPSELSVDTLTPSDACTSIRKKGRGPAKGLKLAKRAHESRDGKLDIEFSDMSDSAVGPNQRMFVDEVVQQMRIHAPLNVKKWADVPQEAKDNIVSAVLCRWRIQDTPLRRASILKLANRRYRGWRAKLSKDFSKYDNDEDRRQNRPKEVTEQQWETLITYFGTDEFKAISDRNKENRAKQKTGKITGSKSFAAVSYDARDPVTGQQPSEFRTWVLCHRHPDGTWSDETARQIYEQVSDLICQRSQQEGVPLSPPTEDELFLSVIGSRPGYLRGQKRGSNQALKQVTVDVQKERDALEEKLGEMKQKLQEESAARTVIQAQLQAESAARAEMEARLQAESAARTAMEARLRAEFMVALDGLRSQTSSSSKQHQQ comes from the exons ATGTCTGAGGAGGGAGGAGAAGGAGTAGGGACGAAGAAGAGGAGGAGTGCCCGGATATTGGAATTGgagggagagaaggagaagaagaagaagcacaacgaCGGCAAGGACCAACAGGAGGACAAACCCCAGCCCAAaccaaaatccaaatccaaagcCATGGTTGAGGCTTCTCAGGATTCTCAGCAAGAGGACCCGGAGGACGACGAGCAGCATGAGAACCGTGGAGAgcatgaggaggaggaggaggaggagcaaaGGCCAAGTACGACGGAAGCAGCGGCAGACGCACCCGCTGTTGAAGAAGAAATACTTGAACACGTGGCCGTTACTTTTGTTGCTTCCCCATTCCAACAG AACATTGTGGATGCAGCACAGCCAGGCAATATGGACACTCCATCTGATCAGCTACTCAGTGACTCGTCCATGCATATGCCCCTTCTTGGGAAGTCATCAGAGCCATCAGAGCTTTCAGTGGACACACTAACACCATCAGATG CTTGCACTTCAATCAGAAAGAAAGGGCGAGGACCTGCAAAAGGCTTGAAGTTGGCTAAGAGAGCACACGAAAGCAGGGATGGAAAGTTGGATATTGAGTTCTCTGACATGTCTGATTCAGCAGTGGGGCCAAATCAGCGAATGTTTGTGGATGAAGTGGTCCAACAGATGAGGATTCATGCACCGCTTAACGTTAAGAAGTGGGCGGATGTACCGCAGGAGGCAAAGGATAATATTGTGTCAGCTGTGTTG TGCAGGTGGAGAATCCAGGACACACCCTTGCGAAGAGCCAGTATATTAAAGTTAGCAAATCGGAGATACCGGGGTTGGCGAGCAAAACTCTCCAAGGACTTTAGTAAGTATGATAATGATGAAGATCGCAGACAGAATCGGCCTAAGGAGGTCACAGAGCAGCAATGGGAGACTCTTATTACATACTTTGGTACTGATGAATTTAAG GCTATTAGTGATAGAAACAAAGAAAACCGAGCAAAGCAAAAGACAGGTAAAATCACAGGCAGTAAGTCTTTTGCTGCTGTGAGTTATGATGCG CGTGACCCCGTGACTGGTCAGCAGCCTAGTGAATTCAGGACATGGGTTCTGTGCCATCGTCATCCTGATGGCACATGGAGTGATGAAACTGCACGACAGATTTAT GAACAAGTTTCCGACTTAATTTGTCAGCGGTCACAGCAAGAGGGGGTGCCACTCTCGCCACCAACTGAGGATGAATTGTTTCTGTCAGTGATTGGTTCCAGACCAGGCTACCTACGAGGCCAGAAACGTGGGTCTAATCAGGCACTGAAACAGGTGACTGTTGATGTTCAAAAGGAGCGTGATGCACTTGAAGAGAAGCTTGGCGAGATGAAGCAGAAGTTGCAGGAGGAAAGTGCTGCACGGACCGTGATACAGGCACAACTACAGGCAGAAAGTGCAGCACGTGCTGAGATGGAGGCACGGCTGCAGGCAGAGAGTGCTGCACGGACTGCAATGGAGGCACGACTGCGGGCTGAGTTTATGGTTGCCCTTGATGGCCTACGATCTCAAACCTCTTCTAGCAGT AAGCAGCATCAGCAGTGA
- the LOC121240936 gene encoding G-type lectin S-receptor-like serine/threonine-protein kinase LECRK2 yields MAIPQTVFSTLLVLLLLLPISHHVVAQPVSTLGLIPVASSLYAMENSSVWLSPSSHFAFGFRRLDNSTDFILSIWYVKIRDRTIVWHANGEKLAPLGSKVELTSDRGLLLTDPQGEVLWKSHTMTAVVAYGVMEKTGNFVLKDGSFNKVWESFNNPTDTILPTQTMERGGVISSRKSMTNFSEGRFRLRFLREGNEAGKLVLNTVNLPSTQANDAYYIKGYSTVGDSDTSSLGRLLVFNESGYLYILKENGENTTLTEGLLPTAKNFYFRATLNFDGVFIQYYHPRTSIGNESWIPVWSIPDNICIAILWSSGVGVCGYNSVCNLNQAKRPTCECLKGFSLIDPNDPYGGCKQDYVPRCEEDELSSKKDLYNMEELRNTSWSSPAYTRLSPFTESNCKNSCLQDCMCVVAMSVGDDTCLKMMMPLLKGTSNSTMLGIKTFIKVRKENLTVSTDPYFPIPGNETVGKNQDSLILCGSVLLGCSLLVNFTLVGAIVLAFYQKKVDKTKRNASVLEMNLRCFTYQELVDATNGFKEELGRGSFGIVYKGAIKASSDNVLVAVKKLNSLAQESEKELKAEVNIIGKTHHKNLARLIGFCDERQQRLLVYEFLSRGTLAYFLFGDSKPNWKRRIQVAFGIARGLLYLHEECSTQIIHCDIKPQNILLDEYFNARISDFGLAKLLKMDQSQTQTAIRGTRGYAAPEWFMNMPNITAKIDVYSFGVVLLEIICCRRNVETDHHNCDGEEDKRILTDWGYDCFQGGALDALVDNDREAMNDRRKLERFVKVAIWCIQEDPSLRPSMGKAVQMLVGVVHVPVPPCPSPFTITATS; encoded by the coding sequence ATGGCTATTCCTCAAACTGTCTTTTCCACcttactagtactactacttctGCTGCCAATTTCTCATCATGTCGTTGCTCAACCTGTCAGTACTTTGGGTTTAATACCTGTGGCCAGTTCTCTCTATGCAATGGAAAACTCTTCAGTATGGCTCTCTCCTTCTAGTCATTTTGCCTTTGGATTTCGACGGCTCGACAACAGTACAGATTTCATACTTTCTATTTGGTATGTCAAGATACGGGACAGAACCATAGTTTGGCATGCAAACGGAGAAAAGCTTGCTCCTTTGGGATCAAAAGTGGAGCTAACTTCTGATCGTGGGCTTTTGCTTACTGACCCTCAAGGTGAAGTGTTATGGAAATCTCATACCATGACTGCTGTTGTTGCCTATGGAGTAATGGAGAAGACAGGCAACTTTGTTCTCAAAGATGGCAGCTTTAATAAGGTATGGGAAAGCTTCAATAACCCTACTGATACGATCTTGCCTACGCAAACTATGGAAAGGGGAGGGGTGATTTCTTCTCGAAAATCAATGACCAACTTTTCCGAAGGAAGGTTCAGGCTGCGTTTTCTTCGAGAAGGGAATGAAGCTGGTAAACTTGTGCTCAACACGGTAAACTTGCCCTCAACACAAGCAAATGACGCATATTATATAAAAGGCTATAGTACAGTTGGTGATTCTGATACATCAAGTCTTGGTAGACTATTGGTGTTCAATGAGTCTGGCTACTTGTATATCCTAAAAGAGAATGGAGAAAATACCACTCTCACAGAAGGACTCCTCCCAACTGCGAAGAATTTCTATTTCAGAGCAACTCTCAACTTTGACGGAGTTTTCATTCAGTACTATCACCCAAGGACTTCCATAGGCAATGAAAGCTGGATACCTGTTTGGTCTATACCAGATAATATTTGCATCGCTATTCTGTGGAGTTCAGGTGTCGGTGTTTGTGGGTATAATAGTGTCTGCAACCTCAACCAAGCTAAGAGGCCAACGTGTGAATGCCTAAAAGGATTCTCTTTAATCGATCCAAATGATCCGTATGGAGGCTGCAAACAAGACTACGTACCCCGATGCGAAGAAGATGAGCTTAGTTCCAAGAAAGATCTATATAACATGGAAGAACTGAGGAATACTTCTTGGTCATCTCCAGCATACACCAGGTTGTCGCCTTTTACGGAAAGCAATTGCAAAAATTCTTGCTTGCAAGATTGTATGTGTGTTGTTGCCATGTCTGTAGGTGACGATACCTGTTTAAAGATGATGATGCCACTTTTAAAAGGGACATCTAACAGTACCATGCTCGGAATTAAGACTTTCATCAaagttagaaaagaaaatttgaccGTAAGTACTGATCCTTATTTCCCCATTCCGGGGAATGAGACTGTCGGAAAGAACCAAGACAGTTTGATACTCTGTGGATCAGTGCTTCTGGGTTGCTCTCTGTTGGTCAATTTTACATTGGTTGGCGCCATTGTCCTTGCTTTCTACCAGAAGAAAGTTGACAAAACTAAGCGAAATGCTAGTGTCTTGGAAATGAATTTGCGTTGTTTTACATACCAAGAGCTTGTGGATGCTACGAATGGGTTCAAGGAAGAATTGGGGAGGGGATCTTTCGGTATTGTTTACAAAGGAGCAATAAAGGCAAGTTCTGATAATGTCCTTGTGGCCGTCAAGAAGTTAAACAGTTTGGCACAAGAGAGTGAGAAGGAATTGAAAGCTGAAGTTAACATAATTGGCAAGACACATCACAAGAATCTGGCAAGACTGATTGGATTCTGTGACGAGAGGCAGCAACGATTACTCGTGTACGAGTTCTTGAGCCGTGGCACTTTAGCATATTTCCTTTTCGGAGACTCGAAACCAAACTGGAAAAGAAGAATCCAAGTTGCTTTCGGAATTGCAAGAGGGCTGTTGTATTTACATGAAGAGTGCAGCACTCAGATTATCCATTGTGATATAAAGCCTCAGAACATACTTCTTGATGAATATTTCAATGCACGTATATCTGACTTCGGACTTGCAAAGCTTTTGAAGATGGATCAAAGCCAAACTCAGACGGCCATTAGAGGAACAAGAGGGTACGCTGCACCAGAATGGTTTATGAACATGCCAAATATCACTGCTAAAATAGATGTGTACAGCTTTGGAGTGGTGCTGCTAGAGATCATTTGTTGCCGGAGAAACGTAGAGACAGATCATCATAATTGTGACGGAGAAGAGGACAAAAGAATTTTAACTGATTGGGGTTACGACTGTTTTCAAGGAGGAGCATTAGATGCTCTTGTGGATAATGACAGGGAGGCCATGAATGACAGAAGGAAGCTAGAAAGGTTTGTCAAGGTTGCCATTTGGTGCATACAAGAAGACCCATCTCTTAGACCCTCTATGGGGAAGGCCGTGCAGATGCTTGTAGGAGTTGTTCATGTACCTGTTCCTCCCTGCCCATCTCCTTTTACTATTACTGCAACAAGTTGA
- the LOC121241151 gene encoding LOW QUALITY PROTEIN: protein adenylyltransferase SelO-like (The sequence of the model RefSeq protein was modified relative to this genomic sequence to represent the inferred CDS: inserted 1 base in 1 codon), with the protein MKLLSHFSIFSPKPSALSPLSAPFFSALSFRLRLRLRRSTGFPVTSPPPYISVSPSLSCHVSSRTGGGAGVVSMDSPSPDLAVSVDSVARDLKNQSLGSDAGDYSKRLGLKLEDLNWDHSFVRELPGDPRTDSIPREVLHACYTKVLPSAEVENPQLVAWSESVAELLDLDPQEFERPDFSLLFSGXSTLVGALPYAQCYGGHQFGMWAGQLGDGRAITLGEIINSKSERWELQLKGAGKTPYSRFADGLAVLRSSIREFLCSEAMHSLGIPTTRALCLVTTGKYVTRDMFYDGNPKEEPGAIVCRVSQSFLRFGSYQIHASRGKEDLGIVRALADYAIRKHFPHIENMNRSESLSFTTGDEDHSVVDLTSNKYAAWVVEVAERTATLIANWQGVGFTHGVLNTDNMSILGLTIDYGPFGFLDAFDPSYTPNTTDLPGRRYCFANQPDIGLWNIAQFASTLSAAQLINDKEANYAMERYGTKFMDEYQAIMTKKLGLPKYNKQLISKLLNNMAVDKVDYTNFFRLLSNIKADPSIPEEELLVPLKAVLLDIGKERKEAWISWAKSYIEELASGGISDEERKVSMNAVNPKYVLRNYLCQGAIDAAELGDFGEVRRLLKIMQRPYDEQPGMEKYARLPPAWAYRPGVCMLSCSS; encoded by the exons atgaagttgctttcccatttttcaattttttctcccaAGCCTTCtgctctctctcctctctcagcTCCATTCTTCTCCGCTCTCAGcttccgcctccgcctccgcctccgtcGTTCTACCGGATTCCCGGTTACTTCTCCTCCTCCTTATATTTCCGTATCGCCCTCACTTTCCTGCCACGTCAGCTCCCGAACAGGTGGTGGTGCTGGTGTTGTTTCCATGGACTCCCCCTCACCGGACCTTGCCGTGTCCGTCGACTCCGTGGCCCGCGATTTGAAGAACCAGAGCCTCGGGAGCGATGCTGGGGATTATAGCAAGAGGCTTGGGTTGAAGCTTGAGGATCTCAATTGGGACCACTCCTTTGTCAGAGAGTTGCCCGGTGATCCTAGAACCGATAGCATCCCACGAGAG GTATTGCATGCTTGTTATACCAAAGTGTTGCCGTCGGCAGAAGTGGAGAATCCTCAGCTCGTTGCGTGGTCAGAGTCAGTTGCAGAGTTGCTTGATTTGGACCCTCAAGA ATTTGAAAGGCCtgatttttcccttttattttctg CATCAACATTGGTGGGAGc CTTGCCCTATGCTCAGTGCTATGGAGGACATCAGTTTGGCATGTGGGCTGGACAGTTGGGTGATGGTCGGGCAATAACGCTAGGAGAGATAATCAATTCTAAGTCTGAAAGGTGGGAACTTCAGCTTAAAGGGGCTGGCAAGACTCCTTACAGTCGCTTTGCAGATGGCCTTGCCGTGCTCCGCAGTAGCATCAGGGAGTTCCTTTGCAGTGAAGCAATGCATAGTCTAGGAATTCCAACAACTCGTGCACTTTGTCTTGTCACAACTGGAAAATATGTGACTCGAGACATGTTTTATGA TGGAAATCCAAAGGAAGAGCCTGGGGCAATTGTCTGCAGAGTTTCCCAATCTTTTCTGCGCTTTGGATCTTACCAAATACATGCCTCTAGAGGGAAAGAGGACCTTGGCATTGTTCGTGCTCTGGCAGACTATGCCATTAGGAAACATTTTCCTCATATAGAGAACATGAATAGAAGTGAGAGTTTATCTTTCACTACAGGCGATGAAGATCATTCAGTTGTGGATCTAACTTCAAACAAGTATGCAG CTTGGGTGGTGGAGGTGGCTGAGCGTACTGCTACCTTGATTGCTAACTGGCAGGGGGTTGGTTTTACTCATGGTGTGCTTAATACTGACAATATGAGCATTTTGGGTCTCACCATTGATTATGGTCCCTTTGGATTTCTGGACGCTTTTGACCCAAGTTACACACCAAATACCACGGATCTTCCTGGTAGAAGATACTGTTTTGCAAATCAACCTGACATTGGACTCTGGAATATTGCACAATTCGCATCAACTCTGTCAGCTGCCCAGTTGATAAATGATAAAGAGGCAAACTATGCCATGGAAAG ATATGGAACCAAATTTATGGATGAGTATCAAGCAATAATGACTAAGAAACTTGGCCTCCCAAAGTACAATAAACAGTTGATCAGTAAACTTCTAAATAATATGGCAGTTGACAAAGTAGATTACACAAATTTTTTTCGGTTGCTTTCAAATATTAAAGCTGATCCCAGCATTCCTGAAGAGGAGTTGTTGGTGCCACTGAAGGCTGTTTTGTTAGATATTGGCAAGGAGCGGAAGGAGGCATGGATCAGCTGGGCAAAATCTTACATTGAGGAG CTGGCCAGTGGTGGCATCTCAGATGAGGAAAGGAAGGTGTCAATGAATGCAGTAAACCCGAAATACGTACTCAGGAACTATCTATGCCAAGGCGCCATTGATGCTGCTGAACTTGGTGATTTTGGAGAAGTCCGGAGGCTGCTTAAAATAATGCAGCGGCCATATGATGAGCAACCGGGAATGGAAAAATATGCTCGCTTGCCTCCTGCTTGGGCTTATAGGCCTGGTGTTTGCATGCTTTCTTGTTCCTCATGA